CTGCGAAATACGTTGATCTCTTTGCGGCGGCCGGCCTGGCGGTCGTCGTCATCGGGTCGATCGGCGCGGCCTCGATGGCGACGGCAGCCCCGGCAATGATCAGCGACTACGTCGCGGCGAGCGCGGCGCAGAAGCAGGTCATCGTGCCCGCCTTTGCGACCTTGTACCGCGTCGTCGTCCTGGGAATGTGGCAGACGCTGGAGACAATCCCCGCGGCAGTGTGGCTCCTCGGCACCGCGTACGCCGCGAGGAGAGAGGGGCCGCGGTCTGTCTTTGCGATCCTGCTTGTCATTGGAATCGTCAACGCGGCCATCGCGCTCTACCGGCTGGTTGCCGCCGGCTAGACCAACAGCCCAAGCGGGATTGACCCGCCGAGGGTGCCGTTCTCGAATTGCAACGAGCCTCCAAGGGCTTCGACCCGGTCCTCCATCCGCTGTAACCGACCGTCCAGAGGTCCGCAGCCGCTGATCGAAAAGTCGACGCCGGTATCGCGCCCCCCAAGGCGCACGGCAGCCGGACCGGTTGCGCCCTGTAATGCCTCGACACAGCAGTAGTAGATCGCGGCCTCGACTTCGGACGGATAACGGTCGATCGTGTCGCTGTCGATCGCCACGGCTGGACTCACTCTGGCGAGGTGCGTCCTGAGCGCAGCGGCGAGTCCCTCGTCTTGGAGTACCGGCGGGTAGATCCCGCGAGCAAGGTCGCGTAGCTCCTCGAGGACCGCGGTGGCCTGCCCGGTCAATTGCTCAAGGGTCACCACGGCAGCTCCCGGGTCGCTGGTCAATCCCAGCTCTACCGAGGTCAACGTCTCTCTGATGCGGATGAGCTCCTCCTCGCTACCGCGCCGGATCGTTTCCTCGAGGCGCCGACGCTCTTCGTCCTGCGCCGCGACGATGCGCTGACGGGAGGTCCGCAGCTGGGCGGCTTGCGACGAGATTTCCGCAAGGCGGCTCCGGAGTTCTACGGTCATCCGCACGTTGTGCATCACCAGCCCGGCCTGGGCTGCGAGGTCAGTTAGCAGCTTGCCCTCCGCCGGCGTGATCGGCTCGCGCGCGGCTTTGGCGACCGCGATTTCGCCCATCGCCTCGCCGCGATACGAAACTGGCAGAACTCGGTCGAATTGGTCAGCTTCCAGTCCGGCCGGCCAGGACACGACGCGCTCCGATCCATTCGGAAGGCCGAGGCGGATCCGGGTGGCCTTCGCTCCGACGCCGCGCGCCGCCGCCTCGGCCATCCTCGGCAGCACCTCATCGGCGGAAAGGGCGCCGGCCACCCGGTCGGAGAAATCGGCCATGACCTCGTACGGTGTTGCCCGCTTGCCGTAGACCAGCCGGTTGGCGATCCGTTGCACTCGCTCCCGCACCGGCTGAAACGCGACCGCCACGATCGCGGTCGCGACGATCGAGAGAGCCAGGTTGGGTCTGCCCGCGCTGCCGACCAAGGTCCCGATCCCGACCACGATCCCAACATAGACGCCGGTGATGAAAATCGCGAGGGTGCCGAACACCAATGACTTGTTGATAACGATGTCGATGTCATAGAGCCGGTATTTCAGCATCGCGATCGCGATGCTGATTGGCAGCGCTGGAATGAATAGCGTCAGCACGACCGACTGGATCTGCTGCGGAATTCCGGAACCGTGCATCATGAAGGGGACGATGACTAGCACGCCGCCGAACACAAACCATTTGAGCTGCTGACGCTCCTGACCTCGCGAACGCCTGAATCGCACCACCAGGGAAGCGACCGCGCCGGCTACCGCGATGAACAGGGGGATGACGCCGACGTTTGCGAGGGTGGTTAGGAGGGCGGTCTGACCGACGAGCCCCATCGGGTTGTTGATGCCGTGAAGGCCCGATAGCGGTCCGGGAACAAATGCATTGCCGATCCCGGCCAGCACGATGAACGGGATCGCAAGCCAGGCGGGGAAGCGCCATCGCGGCGACAGGGCGCGGCCGGTAGGGAAGAGCAGCGGGACGAAGACGACGAGCAGTGTGCTGATCGGAATCCAGAGCCAACCCGAGGTGAGCCAGGCGATGGCGAGGCCGCCGGGCCAGGATCCGTGCTCTCGAATCAGCGCGAACGCCGCATAGACGGATCCGGCGTAGTTGAAGGTGATCAGCAGGCCAATAAGGGTGAAGACCCATCCCAGCGCGTTTCTCGGCTGACGTGAAACAACCAGTGCTCCGATCGCTGAGAGGGACAGCGCCCAGAGCATCGGATAGAACGACCACACAAGCGATGTCGACACCCCAAGTCCAGGCACCGTGTCGAGTAGGGAGCCGCCGATGCCCAGCGCGGCGGACAGCCCGGCGGCGCTCCAGGCGATCCGGGCCGCAGTACGGGTGGTCACAACACAGCCTCCATCGCCCCAATGGGGACCGTTCCGCGGACACGTGTGCCGCCGTTGGCCGTGGAGCGGATCTCGAGCCAGCCGCCCATGCCTTCGATCCGATCCATCATGTTTCGAAGTCCGGAACCCCTGGCTTCCCTGGCCACGTCGAAGCCGGCTCCGTCGTCGCTCACCTCAAACGAGAGCTCATGGATAGACGAGCGCAGGTTGATCTCGACGCGAGAGGCCCGGGCGTGCTTGGTAACGTTCTGCAGCGCTTCGAGGCAGACGAAGTAGACGGCGGCCTCGACCTCGACCGGGTAGCGTTCGAGGTGACCAGCGTGGAGGGTGACTGAAAAGGGCAGCTTCGCCACCTCGACGCGTATCGCCGCAGCGAGTCCTTGCTCCCGAAGCAGCGGTGGGTAAATGCCGCTCGCTAATGCGCGGAGCGTCTCCAGCGCCTGATCGCTATCGGACTCGAGCGCCTTCACCGAAGCCCGCGCGCGCTCAGGATCACGCTTGGCCAGGCTGGTGGCGAGGCGCAGTCTTACGGTCAGCGCCACGAGATTCTGCTGAGCGCCGTCGTGAATGTTTCGCTCGAGCCGGCGCCGCTCCGCATCTTGCGTCGCCACGATGCGCTGCCGCGACGCCCGCAGCTCGACGGCCTGTTGCGAGATCTCCGTCAGTCGCGCCTGCAGTTCAGCCGTGAGGCGGACGGTCTGCAGCACGAGGCCCGCTTGCGCCGCCAGATCGGCGAGGAGCTTCTCTTCGATCGGTGTCAGCAGTTCACCGGTGCGCTTGTTGATGCTCAGAGCCCCGAGCAGCTCCCCCTGGTGCCGAACGGGCACGATGCGGCTGACCCCGGGGACCGCCGGGAGCAGCTGGCCGCTGATCGCGACGCGCGGCGACACAGGGCCGTCACCGGAGGGCCAGGAGGCGGCGGGCGCAATGCCATCACCGAGCCGAATCCACACATCCGCGCGCGATGCGCCGGTGCCCTCGGAGAGCACGCGAGCCATCCGCGGGAGGACGTCCTCACTCGAATAGGTGCCGGCGACGCGGTGCGAAAACTGCGAGAGGACCTCATAGGGAGTGGCGCGTTTGCCATAGACCAGGCGGTTGGCCAGGCGCTGGACTCGCTCGCGGACGGGCTGGAAGGCAACGGCGACGATCGCGGTAGCAAGGACCGACAAAGCGAGGTTCGGCCGGCTTCCGCTGCCGAGCAATCCGCCGATGCCCACGACGATGGCGACGTAGACCGCCGTGATGAATGTCGCCATCGCCCCGAAGACGACCGACTTGTTGATGACCAGGTCGATGTCGTACAGGCGGTATTTGAGAACCGCGATGGTCGTCGCCACCGGTAGTCCGTAGGCCACGGCATAGGCGCCGACCGTCCATTCGATGTCACCGACCCAGTGCGAATGAGTCAGGGCGCCGAGAGGTATCGCGATAAGGACGTCCACGCAAACAAGCACCACCACGTAGAGAAACCACTTGAGCTGTTGCCGCTCTTCGCTCGCCGCCCGGCGAAATCGGGAGAGCATGCCGGCGCCGCAGGTGAGGATAAGCAGGACGAGACTGATGTTGAAGACCGCCAGCGCGATGTTGATCAGGCCCGCCAGCTGCGGCAAACCGGTCGGGTTCGGTAGGAGAGCGAACTGGTGATAGATTCCCTGATTACCGGCCCGAAGCTCAAGCGGCCGGACCATGTAGACCACCCCCTCGAGGGCAGCCTCGATCACGATCAACCAGAGGATCGGCCGCCACCGCGGTGACGGCGGCCGCCCGGTCGGAAACAGCAGAACCAGGAGCGGAAGAATGGCCCCCGTGGCCACCTGACCGACCCATGGATAGAACCAGGCGACGAAGGCGGCCGCGGGGAGAGACCCGGGCGCGATGACAAAAGCGCGGAGCGCGTACTCGCCGGCGAACGATTGGATCTGGATCCATAGGGCAAACCCCAGGACGAGCCAGCCAATCGGATTCTCGGGCCGTCGCAAGGCGATCAGCAGGCCGAGCGCGGGAAAGACCAGGAAGAACCCGAGTCCCAGGCCCACGAGAACAGGGTTGCCAAAGCCCACCGCTGTGCTGTCGATGATGGTGAGAGCGAGGAAGGCCGCGCCGATGGCGAGCGTCAAGCCGAGGAGGAACCAGGCGAGCCGCCGGGCCTTACGCTGATTCACGCGATCGGCTCCAGGGCGCGCGCCGGAATCCAGCCTTCGACGGTGGTTCCGGCACCTCGCGCCGATCGCACCTCGAGGCTGCCGCCCAGTGCGCGGACGCGGTCGGTCATCGTTTGCAGGCCGGGGCCTGGTTCGCCATGTTGCTGCTCGAACCCTGGGCCGCTGTCGGTGATCGAGAATGTCGCGCGGCCGTCTGTCGCGCTTAACCAGACAACCGTCGGGGCCGCGCCGGCGTGCTGGGCAACGTTTTGCAGGGCCTCGACGCAACAGAAGTACACGGCACCTTCGACCTGCTCATCGAAGCGATTGGTTGCGAACTCTCGATCCGTGTCGAGCTGGACGGGGACGCGGGCCTTTTTCAGATAGGCCTGCAGCGCCGCGACCGCTCCCTTGTCGATAAGCAGCGGAGGGTAGATGCCGCGGGCCAAATCGCGCAGCAGCTCGAGGATTTCGTTGGCCTCATCGGTCAGTTGGCCGAGGACGGTGGCCGCCCCGGCGGCGTCGCGCTGGACCAGCTGGCGGGCGCCGGCAATTCGGCCCGCGATCGACAGCAGGCGTGGCTCGGTTGCCGCCTGGATGTTGCGCTCCAGCTGACTCCGCGCGACGTTCCCCGCGGCCACCAGCCGCTGGCGCGCCGCACGCAGCTCGGCAGCTCGAGCGGAACTCTCACGAAGTCGCGCCTGGAGCTCCACTGTCAGCCGCACATTCCGGATGACCAACCCCGCCTGGGCGGCCAGGTCGGTCAGCAGATTCTCCTCGACCGGCGTCAGCCCTTCCCCTGGACGCTTATTGATACTCAGGGCACCGAGCAATTCCCCCTGGTGCCGAACCGGAACGATCCGGCTGACGCCCGAGACCGGCGGAAAGCCCTGTCCGGCAATCGAGACCGGCGACGGGGTCGGACCGTCGACCGCCGGCCACGCCGCCGCGGGAACGATCTGGTCGTCCAGGCGGATCCAGACGTCCGCGCGCGAGGCACCCGTCGCCTCGCCCAGCACGGTGGCCATTCGAGGCAAGACCTCTTCACTGGAATAGACACTGCCGACGCGGTCGGAAAACTGCGACAGCACTTCGTACGGCGTGGCACGTTTGCCATAAACGAGGCGGTTGGCAAAGCGCTGGACCCGGTCACGAACTGGTTGAAATGCCACCGCCACGACGGCCGTCGCAAGAATCGATAGGGTGAGATTGGGTTGGCCGGCCGAACCGA
Above is a window of Candidatus Dormiibacterota bacterium DNA encoding:
- a CDS encoding histidine kinase, giving the protein MNQRKARRLAWFLLGLTLAIGAAFLALTIIDSTAVGFGNPVLVGLGLGFFLVFPALGLLIALRRPENPIGWLVLGFALWIQIQSFAGEYALRAFVIAPGSLPAAAFVAWFYPWVGQVATGAILPLLVLLFPTGRPPSPRWRPILWLIVIEAALEGVVYMVRPLELRAGNQGIYHQFALLPNPTGLPQLAGLINIALAVFNISLVLLILTCGAGMLSRFRRAASEERQQLKWFLYVVVLVCVDVLIAIPLGALTHSHWVGDIEWTVGAYAVAYGLPVATTIAVLKYRLYDIDLVINKSVVFGAMATFITAVYVAIVVGIGGLLGSGSRPNLALSVLATAIVAVAFQPVRERVQRLANRLVYGKRATPYEVLSQFSHRVAGTYSSEDVLPRMARVLSEGTGASRADVWIRLGDGIAPAASWPSGDGPVSPRVAISGQLLPAVPGVSRIVPVRHQGELLGALSINKRTGELLTPIEEKLLADLAAQAGLVLQTVRLTAELQARLTEISQQAVELRASRQRIVATQDAERRRLERNIHDGAQQNLVALTVRLRLATSLAKRDPERARASVKALESDSDQALETLRALASGIYPPLLREQGLAAAIRVEVAKLPFSVTLHAGHLERYPVEVEAAVYFVCLEALQNVTKHARASRVEINLRSSIHELSFEVSDDGAGFDVAREARGSGLRNMMDRIEGMGGWLEIRSTANGGTRVRGTVPIGAMEAVL
- a CDS encoding ATP-binding protein — its product is MSAPAARRLALSIWGVALVFTAAGLLLLFPNRSTLGGASFIVVPTIFLPGLAYSTLGALIAVRHPRNPVGWILAVLGLNYAIAFFGLEYAILGLHTAPGSLPAATFVAWLQFWPLYLALDGGLPLFFLLFPNGRLLSGRWKVVAWLALTVAGLQAIVAILTPGPILGTNLGEGHRFNLAMNPTGVNDWRALLLTSAAALQLALPVIGIASLSALVLRFIRSRGEERQQLKWLAYAGAVLVVSITPVFSGTGLVSAVGWSLLTLALDIGLPGAAAVAILKYRLYDIDPIINKSVVFAALAAFITAVYVGIVVGIGNLIGSAGQPNLTLSILATAVVAVAFQPVRDRVQRFANRLVYGKRATPYEVLSQFSDRVGSVYSSEEVLPRMATVLGEATGASRADVWIRLDDQIVPAAAWPAVDGPTPSPVSIAGQGFPPVSGVSRIVPVRHQGELLGALSINKRPGEGLTPVEENLLTDLAAQAGLVIRNVRLTVELQARLRESSARAAELRAARQRLVAAGNVARSQLERNIQAATEPRLLSIAGRIAGARQLVQRDAAGAATVLGQLTDEANEILELLRDLARGIYPPLLIDKGAVAALQAYLKKARVPVQLDTDREFATNRFDEQVEGAVYFCCVEALQNVAQHAGAAPTVVWLSATDGRATFSITDSGPGFEQQHGEPGPGLQTMTDRVRALGGSLEVRSARGAGTTVEGWIPARALEPIA